A window of the Tenebrio molitor chromosome 1, icTenMoli1.1, whole genome shotgun sequence genome harbors these coding sequences:
- the LOC138134564 gene encoding small subunit processome component 20 homolog, with protein MKNKSTRHKDSNTFKFQPFAERIANIDVDIFHRVGHENETEGEDAECYFHQSIEHWSILNLTESFNNFKKEIKAYTLVTLPQLILEKERVVEVLLKHLRLKNPLSLQPLLSIVVAVAKDLRKDFYQYYKDFLEVLVDLLNTKDTDQLEWTFTCLAYIFKFLWRPLLKDITTVFNTLLPLLSNTRPEYVNNFAAGSFAFVARKVKDWPTFLSHILKTVKTRKDGVEGCGKLFFEVIRGVAGQFHSCAQTVLPFLLESLSKFPQTALFPILEQTIASVTANILPQKSGLLWECLVGRLETLTLNWKNSQEGKVADEMDKVLRLLGQSVEFRGGKFLQNHAQVVRVILGVLDSHDLPESVLQTATKIAIVLLLSRSVNLSQEQASAVTRKVLALPQEPVLLYFVENVTELSAFQALVLPIFLSHCAKTGLNSETMKVLTQLVLKKAPVAQSGICLTDWVKYPIDFNSTNNATMENIFLDHLNNSDFDSYVAALVCLPHLHLSQNKRLTELLNNKISEFLFQIESTKERGDKLALNQTLFLLNNTVECSIHLNEIRYLFENFVRIVDTLSPLLASNDCIFALKTLDLLVTILRDCPNIISMATLLKLDPVLAPGFSSPHHEVRLVTAHLYTLFEDLPEFDLRHSLDPEVPKEKFRVFSLCYSVESIDSQVQTYRDQLQSLEKLNFDKPQMIMCNKTAFRTVPLRYLCGTLYINFKLLWDPVVKIIETHAHGLEIGEFWGVFGAELKGVVPHVRNQDEAAESAVETKWEFLRELFQNCGKPNTDPDFVNYRLLLWKAMALFPEVAEAKTRDVSELLLDFIENEYTKSNSGAASNWNIKQNATPEAEVVEEDEEANQNKEESVAPKPKRGKAHLKALLNFLAVFSKVRSPKSMYREPELSKLYFDFLQHKSAEVQKAALDCIMTYKHKFLAPYKDHLYNLIDDKNFRNEMATFRIDRESGVVQEEHRDDLVPLIMRVVFSKMSTKTGLRTGGKASGQLRRNLVLRFLAGCQEKEMLAFAKMAFQYYSKHLRDDPEAMIEELGKNISLEGFVPPKRLQSTINLLNVILDQFGGLMGNELLTFVLQVVLAIGGILTVAFDQIASVHSGYFAILRSLRTSTVKVVERFFGQFDRYPWTNNQINAIFRVFVWPYLDKLNVEGIHSPTTLLKLFSQWGSNPRYFPLLVKYEEGRQDQFVLPHVVQLLLNKKSHSSVVNVIEEVVEKLLTLQPDEEDLQLVIPIDNLLPIPKHIVDRIKLDDKLNYGSCILLPYIPSILEKIKRRLEGKNKNLNQRELFILSRISELVWEGAISDSTLKLLLPLVSKRCASSIGEEVVVQLLTTVNNLIGNVDDPRRHLKQVTPLFGTVEYASGRKLLSGILKSVCKDSEAGSVLVDGLNSFDAKWLDQPDFQRRHDTFQQIQKAIEEETVDLEVGVLLIYNCYHLLKSEKDLSLKENSSYCLKQLCPYLIRRNPKELDYLLNETILTLIRNGMKSRSSDFRSECVQLLGHLARECPDSHVVLRDLHRYTNKTDPEVDFFENVTHLQLHRHSRALLKFCSVTRELTTSPNVRTLTQFILPLASFYLCNEKFSGKNSLLDAAIECIGTVCRILPWHQYEALLKYYLSKLRKNVDHQKQLVRIMVVILDAFHYDLSKGQAGPAPEETSEESESVEDDKGEAETEKTEDEELEISAIEEGKDEADEEEEVEEERRDVKVCEKVPVLCKSTATRVTRSIQNVLLPRLHHALAELTTHDTSHKVNRKKTGAEREEEDLLRVPISLALVKLLQRLPKEILDANLPAIFMKLCTFLKSHLESVRRVTRETLQKIMQALGPEYLPVLLGEMTPLLNRGFHVHVLVFTVHAVLGCLKETYRPTDIDKILLTVLQLCQADLFGSLSEEKEVAKIAVKTSEAKSTKSFDTFQILAQYITDKCLMDLIVPIKNVLQASHSYKTVHKAQECLRHVALGLADNKFVQTRSLLIFAYGTASESIPELAAPEKPQLSEKEREKLKRERVDCFIIPKAPVGRSGVRASNVRASAKTNAHLLVEFGLRLCLVLLKRDKVKDEEYEPFLDPFVAVFRNCLTSKHVKLSTFTLQCLSWVMKYELPSMEENVKGIAESMFAILHKYASAGLSKGDNFDLVVAAFKTMAVLIRDVKYHTIDTEQLKILLLYAEQDMHDHDRQATGFSLLKAIISRQLIVPEIDDVMAKVAELSITSELSHVRAQSRAVFHQYLMDYPLGNKLETHLSFYLSQMSYELQFGRESAIEMISSLISSFPMKTLKVHCGTLFVTLGARLVNDEVPECRKQVSECLSSLLTRLGRKDREPLFDIMVLWLKDKKISHRRLAAQLCGIFVLVEKSEFESRLPLLLPLILKQFGSKEEDDDEEGERLRDHHLFQVLQMLLKICANCPSFLQMKELEDLSENVQSLLGYPHDWVRLGAAQFIGFVLAATDIDELAALVANGESGGRGYLRKEPVKSVKALTLDLCDQLQPGSVKSDLAEQVIKNLVFVARVLRKVPSNEKISLLWLTKRMRKIVNSEVVESSSGTVLRSEVFKWVAAVATVLDEETLLPILSHLLAPLVREMITTEESNAPLRQLSKEVGSLLKKKVGVETYTKTLSGLQQLLSVKRAERKRSRTQLAVTDPEQFAKKKIKRHEKKKDAKKRKLAERKGKKNFKRRKTVDMDPETEVT; from the exons ATGAAGAATAAATCAACACGACACAAAGATTCAAACACGTTTAag TTTCAACCGTTCGCGGAAAGAATCGCAAATATCGATGTGGACATCTTCCACAGAGTGGGACACGAAAATGAAACGGAAGGCGAAGATGCTGAGTGCTACTTCCACCAATCGATCGAACACTGGAGCATTTTAAACTTGACAGAAAGCTTTAACAATTTCAAGAAAGAAATCAAAGCTTACACGCTGGTAACGCTGCCGCAATTAATTCTGGAGAAGGAACGCGTAGTGGAGgtgcttttgaaacatttgCGACTGAAAAATCCCCTATCCTTGCAACCCTTGCTCAG CATTGTGGTAGCAGTCGCGAAGGACCTGCGCAAAGACTTCTACCAGTACTACAAAGACTTCCTCGAAGTTTTAGTCGACTTGTTGAACACAAAAGACACAGACCAGCTGGAGTGGACCTTCACTTGTCTCGCCTACATCTTCAAGTTTCTGTGGCGGCCCCTCCTCAAAGACATCACCACAGTGTTCAACACCCTGCTGCCGCTCCTGTCGAACACGCGACCCGAATACGTCAACAACTTCGCTGCAGGGAGCTTCGCTTTCGTCGCCCGCAAAGTCAAAGACTGGCCCACTTTCCTCTCCCACATCCTCAAAACCGTCAAAACCCGAAAAGACGGCGTCGAGGGGTGCGGCAAGTTATTTTTCGAAGTGATCCGCGGGGTGGCCGGCCAGTTCCACAGCTGCGCCCAGACGGTCCTCCCCTTCTTGCTCGAGTCCCTCTCGAAATTCCCCCAAACCGCGCTTTTCCCGATTCTGGAGCAAACGATCGCGAGCGTCACCGCCAACATCCTCCCCCAGAAGAGCGGCTTGTTGTGGGAGTGTCTGGTGGGGCGCCTCGAGACGCTGACCCTCAACTGGAAGAACTCGCAAGAAGGGAAAGTCGCCGACGAGATGGACAAGGTGCTGCGGCTGTTGGGGCAAAGCGTCGAATTCCGGGGCGGGAAGTTCTTGCAGAATCACGCGCAGGTGGTTCGCGTCATCTTGGGGGTCCTGGACAGCCACGACTTGCCCGAATCGGTGCTGCAAACCGCCACGAAGATCGCGATCGTGTTGCTGCTGTCGAGGAGCGTCAACTTGAGCCAGGAGCAGGCGTCGGCAGTCACGAGGAAAGTCCTGGCGTTGCCCCAAGAGCCTGTTTTGTTGTATTTCGTCGAGAACGTGACGGAGTTATCCGCGTTCCAAGCTCTCGTTTTACCGATTTTTCTGAGTCATTGCGCCAAAACGGGACTCAACAGCGAGACCATGAAGGTTTTGACTCAACTGGTTTTGAAAAAGGCGCCAGTCGCCCAGAGCGGGATCTGTTTGACCGACTGGGTGAAGTACCCGATCGACTTCAACTCCACCAACAACGCGACGATggagaatatttttttggacCATTTGAACAACAGCGACTTCGACAGTTACGTGGCCGCTTTGGTGTGTCTGCCCCACTTGCACCTGTCccaaaacaaaagactgaCAGAGCTCTTGAACAACAAAATCTCAGAGTTCTTGTTCCAGATTGAGAGCACCAAAGAACGAGGCGACAAACTCGCTTTGAACCAAACTCTTTTCCTCCTCAACAACACCGTCGAGTGTTCAATTCACCTGAACGAGATTCGCTATTTGTTTGAAAACTTCGTGAGAATCGTCGACACCTTGAGCCCCCTTCTGGCCTCGAATGATTGCATTTTCGCCCTAAAAACTCTCGATCTCCTCGTCACGATCTTGCGAGATTGTCCAAACATCATCAGCATGGCGACGCTGCTCAAACTCGATCCGGTCCTGGCTCCGGGCTTCAGCTCCCCCCACCACGAAGTCCGCCTGGTCACCGCCCACCTCTACACCCTTTTCGAGGACCTGCCAGAGTTCGACCTCCGCCACTCGCTTGATCCCGAAGTGCCGAAGGAAAAGTTCAGAGTCTTCTCTTTGTGCTACAGCGTCGAATCCATCGACTCCCAAGTGCAGACCTACAGAGATCAACTCCAGAGTTTGGAGAAGCTCAACTTCGACAAGCCTCAGATGATCATGTGCAACAAGACCGCCTTCAGGACTGTCCCTTTGCGGTATTTGTGCGGCACCCTCTACATCAACTTCAAGTTGTTGTGGGACCCGGTGGTCAAAATCATAGAAACTCACGCCCACGGTCTGGAGATTGGGGAGTTTTGGGGGGTGTTTGGGGCGGAGTTGAAGGGAGTCGTACCGCACGTCAGAAATCAGGACGAGGCGGCGGAGAGCGCGGTAGAGACGAAGTGGGAGTTTTTGCGGGAGTTGTTCCAGAACTGTGGAAAACCCAACACCGATCCAGATTttgtcaattatcgattgttgCTGTGGAAGGCGATGGCGTTGTTTCCGGAGGTTGCCGAAGCGAAGACCAGAGATGTGTCGGAGCTGCTTTTGGACTTCATCGA GAACGAATACACGAAGAGTAACTCAGGGGCCGCCTCTAATTGGAACATCAAGCAGAACGCCACGCCAGAAGCGGAAGTTGTAGAGGAAGACGAAGAAGCCAACCAGAACAAAGAAGAATCGGTTGCGCCTAAGCCCAAAAGGGGTAAAGCCCACCTAAA AGCCCTCCTCAACTTCCTGGCAGTCTTTTCGAAAGTCCGAAGTCCTAAATCGATGTACCGCGAGCCGGAGTTGAGCAAGCTCTACTTCGACTTCCTGCAGCACAAGAGCGCGGAAGTCCAAAAGGCGGCCTTGGACTGCATCATGACTTACAAGCACAAGTTCTTGGCGCCGTACAAAGACCACCTGTACAACTTGATCGACGACAAAAACTTCCGGAACGAAATGGCAACTTTCCGCATCGACAGAGAGAGCGGAGTTGTGCAGGAGGAGCATCGAGACGATTTGGTACCGCTGATCATGCGAGTCGTCTTCAGTAAGATGTCCACGAAGACCGGTTTGAGGACTGGGGGTAAAGCGTCGGGGCAGCTGCGCAGGAATCTGGTCCTTCGGTTTCTGGCGGGGTGTCAGGAGAAGGAAATGTTGGCCTTCGCCAAAATGGCGTTCCAGTACTACTCCAAACACTTGAGGGACGATCCCGAAGCGATGATCGAAGAGTTGGGGAAGAACATCAGTTTGGAGGGTTTCGTCCCGCCAAAGAGGTTGCAAAGCACGATCAATCTGCTCAACGTGATTCTCGATCAGTTTGGCGGGTTGATGGGCAACGAGCTGCTGACTTTCGTCCTGCAAGTGGTCCTGGCAATCGGGGGCATCCTGACGGTGGCGTTTGACCAAATCGCGAGTGTCCATTCGGGGTATTTCGCTATTTTGCGTTCGCTCAGGACCTCGACGGTCAAAGTTGTTGAGCGCTTCTTCGGGCAGTTCGATCGCTACCCCTGGACCAACAACCAAATCAACGCGATTTTTAGAGTGTTCGTTTGGCCCTATTTGGACAAACTGAACGTCGAGGGCATCCACAGCCCCACCACTTTACTCAAACTGTTCTCCCAGTGGGGCTCCAACCCGCGGTACTTCCCCTTGCTTGTCAAGTACGAAGAGGGGAGACAAGACCAGTTCGTCTTGCCTCACGTCGTGCAACTTTTACTCAACAAGAAGAGTCACTCGAGTGTCGTCAATGTCATCGAGGAGGTGGTGGAGAAGTTGTTGACGCTGCAACCCGACGAAGAGGACCTCCAGTTGGTCATCCCCATCGACAATCTCCTCCCGATTCCCAAGCACATCGTCGACAGGATCAAACTCGACGACAAGCTCAACTACGGGAGTTGCATCCTCTTGCCCTACATCCCTTCGATACTGGAGAAGATCAAGCGGAGGCTCGAGGGAAAAAACAAGAATCTCAACCAGAGGGAGTTGTTCATCTTGTCGAGGATATCCGAGCTGGTGTGGGAGGGCGCCATCAGCGACAGCACTCTGAAGTTGCTTCTGCCGCTAGTGTCGAAGCGTTGCGCGTCTTCGATCGGCGAAGAAGTCGTCGTGCAACTCCTCACGACCGTCAACAATCTGATAGGCAACGTCGACGACCCCCGCAGACACCTCAAACAGGTGACGCCGCTGTTCGGCACTGTGGAGTACGCTTCCGGGCGGAAGTTGCTCTCCGGAATCCTCAAATCCGTCTGCAAAGACTCCGAAGCTGGTTCCGTTCTGGTCGACGGGTTGAACTCCTTCGACGCCAAGTGGTTGGACCAACCCGACTTCCAGCGCCGCCACGACACTTTCCAGCAAATCCAGAAGGCCATTGAAGAGGAGACAGTCGATTTGGAAGTCGGGGTCTTGTTGATTTACAACTGCTACCACTTGCTCAAGAGCGAGAAGGACCTCTCTTTGAAGGAGAACTCGTCGTATTGCCTCAAACAATTGTGTCCTTACTTGATCCGACGCAATCCCAAAGAGCTCGACTATCTTTTGAACGAGACCATCTTGACCTTGATCAGGAACGGGATGAAGAGTCGCAGCAGTGACTTCCGGAGCGAGTGCGTCCAACTCCTGGGACACCTGGCTAGAGAGTGTCCCGACAGCCACGTGGTCCTCAGAGACTTGCACCGCTACACCAACAAGACCGACCCAGAAGTGGATTTCTTCGAGAACGTGACTCACCTCCAGCTGCACCGACACTCCAGAGCGCTGTTGAAGTTCTGTTCGGTGACCAGAGAGTTGACAACTTCGCCCAACGTGCGTACCCTCACTCAGTTCATTTTGCCTCTGGCGTCTTTCTACTTGTGCAACGAGAAATTCTCGGGGAAGAACAGCCTCTTGGATGCGGCCATCGAGTGCATAGGCACGGTGTGCAGGATCTTGCCTTGGCACCAGTACGAGGCCCTCCTCAAGTACTATCTGAGCAAGTTGAGGAAGAACGTGGACCACCAGAAGCAGTTGGTCAGGATCATGGTGGTCATCTTGGACGCGTTTCACTACGACTTGAGCAAAGGACAAGCGGGTCCAGCTCCAGAAGAAACAAGCGAAGAAAGTGAGAGTGTGGAGGATGACAAGGGTGAAGCAGAAACTGAAAAAACTGAAGATGAGGAGTTGGAAATTTCGGCGATCGAAGAAGGCAAAGACGAGGCCGACGAAGAGGAAGAAGTGGAAGAGGAGCGCAGGGATGTGAAAGTATGCGAAAAGGTCCCAGTTTTGTGCAAGTCGACCGCCACAAGAGTCACCAGGAGCATCCAGAATGTCCTTTTGCCGCGACTCCACCACGCTCTGGCCGAACTGACCACTCACGACACTTCGCACAAGGTCAACAGGAAGAAGACCGGAGCGGAGCGCGAAGAAGAAGATTTGTTGAGAGTTCCGATCTCGCTCGCTCTTGTCAAGCTGCTGCAGCGCTTGCCGAAAGAGATTCTCGACGCGAATCTACCAGC GATCTTCATGAAGCTGTGCACTTTTCTCAAGTCCCATCTGGAAAGCGTGAGACGCGTGACGAGGGAGACACTCCAGAAGATCATGCAGGCTTTGGGGCCGGAATATCTTCCGGTTCTTCTAGGAGAGATGACTCCGCTGCTGAATCGAGGCTTCCACGTTCACGTTTTGGTCTTCACCGTCCACGCCGTGCTCGGCTGTCTCAAAGAAACGTACCGACCGACGGACATCGACAAGATTCTTTTGACGGTGTTGCAGCTGTGTCAAGCCGACCTGTTTGGTAGTCTGTCCGAGGAGAAAGAGGTGGCGAAGATCGCGGTCAAGACTTCGGAAGCCAAGTCGACCAAGAGCTTCGACACCTTCCAGATCTTGGCCCAGTACATCACCGACAAGTGTCTCATGGATTTGATCGTACCGATTAAGAACGTTCTCCAGGCGTCGCACTCGTACAAGACCGTGCACAAGGCGCAGGAGTGTCTCAGACACGTGGCGCTAGGTCTGGCCGACAATAAATTCGTCCAGACTCGCTCGCTTTTGATTTTTGCGTACGGCACCGCGTCCGAGAGCATTCCGGAGTTGGCGGCTCCGGAGAAGCCCCAGTTGAGCGAGAAGGAAAGGGAGAAGCTCAAGCGCGAGAGGGTCGACTGTTTCATCATCCCCAAGGCTCCAGTGGGGCGGTCGGGGGTTCGCGCGAGCAATGTTAGAGCTTCGGCGAAGACCAACGCCCATCTCTTGGTCGAGTTCGGGTTGAGGTTGTGTCTGGTGTTGCTGAAGCGCGACAAAGTCAAAGACGAAGAGTATGAGCCGTTCCTCGACCCTTTTGTTGCCGTCTTCCGAAATTGCCTCACTTCAAAACATGTTAAG CTGAGCACCTTCACTCTCCAGTGTTTGAGTTGGGTGATGAAGTACGAGTTGCCGTCAATGGAGGAGAACGTGAAGGGCATCGCCGAGAGCATGTTCGCCATTTTGCACAAGTACGCCTCAGCTGGCCTGAGCAAAGGAGACAATTTCGACTTGGTGGTGGCCGCCTTCAAG ACGATGGCCGTACTGATCCGTGACGTCAAATATCACACCATCGACACCGAACAGTTGAAGATTTTGCTGTTGTACGCCGAACAAGACATGCACGATCATGACAGACAAGCTACAGGTTTCAGCCTGCTCAAGGCCATCATCTCCCGGCAGCTTATAGTTCCGGAGATCGACGACGTGATGGCTAAAGTAGCCGAGTTGAGCATCACGTCAGAATTGAGTCACGTGAGGGCCCAATCCAGGGCCGTCTTTCATCAGTACCTGATGGACTACCCCCTGGGCAACAAGCTAGAGACGCATCTGTCATTCTATTTGTCCCAGATGAGTTACGAATTGCAGTTTGGTCGCGAGTCCGCCATCGAGATGATATCTTCGTTGATATCTTCGTTTCCAATG AAAACCTTGAAAGTCCATTGTGGTACTTTATTTGTGACTTTGGGGGCGCGTCTGGTCAACGACGAGGTTCCAGAGTGCAGGAAGCAAGTTTCCGAGTGTCTTTCTTCGTTATTGACGAGACTGGGAAGAAAAGATCGGGAACCTTTGTTTGACATAATGGTTCTGTGGTTGAAGGACAAGAAGATAAGTCATCGACGATTGGCGGCCCAGCTTTGCGGCATCTTCGTCTTGGTGGAGAAATCTGAGTTCGAATCGAGACTTCCGCTTCTGCTTCCTTTGATCTTGAAACAGTTCGGGTCGAAGGAGGAAGACGACGACGAAGAGGGCGAGAGGTTGAGGGACCACCACCTGTTCCAAGTCTTGCAGATGCTGCTGAAGATCTGCGCCAACTGTCCTTCTTTTCTTCAGATGAAAGAACTGGAAGATCTGAGCGAGAACGTTCAGAGTTTGTTGGGGTATCCCCACGATTGGGTCCGCCTGGGGGCGGCTCAGTTCATCGGGTTCGTGTTGGCGGCAACCGATATCGACGAGTTGGCGGCGCTCGTGGCCAATGGCGAATCGGGAGGGCGTGGCTATCTTCGCAAGGAACCGGTCAAATCGGTGAAGGCGTTAACTTTGGATCTTTGCGACCAATTGCAACCGGGGAGCGTGAAGAGCGACTTGGCCGAACAAGTCATCAAGAATCTCGTGTTCGTAGCGAGGGTGCTGCGGAAGGTTCCCAGCAACGAGAAGATCAGTTTGTTGTGGTTGACGAAACGCATGAGGAAGATCGTAAATAGCGAGGTTGTGGAGAGTTCGAGCGGTACTGTTTTGAGGAGTGAAGTTTTTAAGTGGGTCGCTGCCGTGGCCACGGTTCTCGATGAGGAGACCCTACTTCCGATTTTGAGCCACCTGCTCGCCCCTCTGGTGAGGGAGATGATCACGACGGAGGAGAGCAACGCCCCGTTGAGGCAGCTCTCCAAAGAGGTGGGCTCGCTGCtcaagaaaaaagtgggggtggAGACGTACACCAAGACCTTGTCGGGGCTGCAACAGCTCTTGTCCGTGAAAAGAGCCGAGCGGAAACGGTCGAGGACCCAGCTGGCGGTGACGGATCCCGAGCAGTTCGCCAAGAAGAAAATCAAGCGCCACGAGAAGAAAAAGGACGCGAAAAAGCGCAAGCTGGCGGAGCGCAAAGGCAAGAAGAACTTCAAGCGGCGGAAAACCGTCGACATGGATCCGGAAACGGAAGTCACGTGA
- the LOC138134671 gene encoding uncharacterized protein, producing the protein MRLVLLAVLFVAGVAVGYDPTDPEVSSVIPPKGTFEAFYPRGEQGGSSRAAHSHGSFYKYRNPALVDAKNAAAYGFRFDGGRRFNYD; encoded by the coding sequence ATGCGGCTTGTTCTGTTGGCAGTACTGTTTGTGGCCGGGGTAGCCGTCGGTTACGACCCGACCGACCCGGAAGTGAGCTCGGTGATCCCGCCCAAGGGGACGTTCGAGGCGTTCTACCCCAGGGGAGAGCAAGGGGGCAGCTCGAGGGCGGCGCACTCCCACGGCAGCTTCTACAAGTACAGGAACCCGGCCCTGGTCGACGCCAAGAACGCGGCGGCGTACGGCTTCAGGTTCGACGGGGGCAGGAGGTTCAATTACGACTGA